Proteins from a genomic interval of Ensifer canadensis:
- a CDS encoding glycosyltransferase family 2 protein yields the protein MTVERPAWAAKGCANATETPWVPTSAAREETFASFIVCTRNRVEALDACIRSIEATCRSHATVRCELVVVDNGSTDGTPDRISRIAAASPMAITHAVETRPGLAVARNTAMAHARGRILIFIDDDCEVDVGYLRDLEHHCAGGGGGVIRGGRVELGNPADLPFTIKRSNVRERLTHEVHPGGFVLGCNMTMHREVALRVGPFDERFGAGAPLLSAEDTDYLVRADRLGIPVEYVPDMVVFHHHGRRARAAIETLHCNYSFGNGALCLKHLRTAPWLLRHFCWTVRSAFGEIFGGARFDPVLHLSHWPIVFMNLLGALKFVGLFVAERSPGPAEQRAEEQLHR from the coding sequence ATGACAGTCGAACGCCCGGCATGGGCGGCAAAGGGATGCGCGAACGCGACGGAGACGCCGTGGGTGCCGACGTCGGCCGCGCGCGAAGAGACCTTCGCAAGCTTCATCGTCTGCACGCGCAACCGCGTTGAGGCGCTCGATGCCTGTATCCGATCGATCGAGGCGACGTGCCGCTCCCATGCAACAGTGCGATGCGAGCTTGTTGTGGTGGATAACGGCTCAACGGACGGCACACCCGATCGCATCAGCCGGATTGCGGCCGCGTCACCCATGGCGATCACGCATGCCGTCGAGACCCGACCGGGCCTGGCTGTCGCAAGAAATACCGCAATGGCACATGCACGCGGCAGGATCCTGATCTTCATTGATGATGACTGCGAAGTCGACGTCGGCTATCTGCGCGATCTGGAACACCACTGTGCAGGCGGCGGGGGCGGGGTCATCCGCGGCGGCCGTGTCGAGCTCGGCAACCCCGCCGACTTGCCATTCACCATCAAACGGTCGAACGTGCGCGAACGGCTGACGCATGAGGTTCATCCAGGCGGCTTCGTGCTGGGCTGCAACATGACAATGCATCGTGAGGTCGCATTGCGCGTCGGCCCCTTCGACGAACGGTTTGGCGCGGGCGCGCCGTTGCTGTCGGCAGAGGACACCGATTATCTCGTGCGCGCCGATCGACTTGGTATCCCCGTCGAATATGTCCCCGACATGGTCGTCTTCCATCATCACGGCCGTCGCGCACGGGCGGCAATCGAGACACTTCATTGCAACTACAGCTTCGGCAATGGCGCGCTTTGCCTGAAGCACCTGCGCACCGCGCCGTGGCTGCTGCGGCATTTCTGTTGGACCGTCAGGTCGGCGTTCGGGGAAATCTTCGGTGGCGCCCGGTTCGACCCCGTCTTGCACCTATCGCACTGGCCGATCGTTTTCATGAACCTGCTCGGTGCCCTCAAGTTCGTGGGCCTGTTCGTCGCGGAGCGATCGCCAGGTCCGGCCGAGCAACGGGCCGAAGAGCAACTCCACCGCTGA
- a CDS encoding glycosyltransferase family 2 protein translates to MTVPLVSVLLPVYNAESYLAAALESILRQDYQRLEIIAIDDGSRDRSLEIMRRYRKADDRVTIISRENRGLIASLNEGLALAKGDLIARMDADDISYPSRLSRQVSLFMQQPQLALCGTGIDTLIGDRIVRGTPNPIYRPENLKALSMFFTIFMHSTVVYNRHVIPEDMLTYDALYVHAEDFDLFRRVTDRFPAMMIDEAMVAYRIHGNSVTNKHKRQMRRTHLKIVAENLERERLCDNPQALNDIGLAVTAETIGNAANSILALEDRISGYPKQGRAGYEEGALNLFYFLYQLVSDERRPQLTHEFLTRTGKWGLIRRRERYGLIAGVHAPWCSSMSLAAMRRMDALSRYLQSVPAANVLPRHGPV, encoded by the coding sequence ATGACCGTTCCGTTGGTTTCCGTCCTGCTGCCCGTTTACAACGCCGAGTCCTATCTCGCCGCGGCGCTTGAGAGCATTCTGAGGCAGGACTACCAGCGGCTGGAGATCATCGCCATCGACGATGGTTCGCGTGATCGCTCACTGGAAATCATGCGGCGTTATCGAAAGGCCGATGACCGCGTCACTATCATCTCCCGCGAGAACCGCGGTTTGATCGCGAGCTTGAACGAAGGTCTCGCTCTGGCAAAGGGCGATCTCATCGCACGGATGGATGCCGACGACATTTCCTATCCGTCACGGCTGTCGCGGCAGGTGTCGCTGTTCATGCAACAGCCACAGCTCGCGCTGTGCGGCACCGGCATCGATACGCTCATCGGCGATCGTATCGTCCGCGGCACGCCCAATCCGATCTATCGGCCGGAGAACCTGAAGGCGCTGTCGATGTTCTTCACGATCTTCATGCACTCGACCGTCGTCTACAACAGGCATGTCATTCCGGAGGATATGCTCACATATGACGCGCTTTATGTGCATGCGGAGGATTTCGATCTCTTCCGGCGTGTCACCGACCGTTTTCCGGCGATGATGATCGACGAGGCCATGGTCGCCTATCGTATCCATGGCAACAGCGTGACGAACAAGCACAAGCGCCAAATGCGCCGTACCCACTTGAAGATTGTTGCTGAAAACCTCGAGCGCGAACGTCTTTGCGACAATCCCCAGGCGCTCAATGACATCGGCCTTGCCGTCACGGCCGAGACGATCGGAAATGCTGCGAACAGCATTCTGGCGCTCGAAGACAGGATTTCCGGGTACCCGAAGCAAGGCCGCGCCGGCTATGAGGAAGGCGCCTTGAACCTCTTCTATTTCCTCTACCAGCTTGTCAGCGACGAGCGGCGGCCGCAGCTCACCCATGAGTTCCTAACGCGGACGGGCAAATGGGGGCTTATCCGGCGCCGGGAGCGATACGGCCTCATCGCAGGCGTTCATGCGCCCTGGTGCAGCAGCATGTCGCTGGCTGCGATGAGGCGCATGGATGCCCTGTCGCGATACCTGCAGTCGGTGCCGGCAGCGAACGTCCTTCCTCGTCATGGCCCGGTCTAA